The Geotoga petraea DNA window AATACCCTTCCATTCTTTTTATGAAACAATTAAAAACTTCTTAAAAAGTCAGATAATAAGAGTATTTGAAAATGCTGAAGACCTTGTTGATTCTGCAGCTATAAAAGAAGAAGATATAAAAGTACTGAAAACGTTGTTTTTAATAAGATATGTAGAAAACTTCGAAAAAAACATAGAAAACATAACAACTTTAATGTTAGAAAAAATAGAACAAGATAAATTAGAACTTAAAAAACAAATAACAGAATCTTTAAAAAGATTAAAAACACAAGCTTTAATTTCTCAAAACGGAGAACAATATTTCTTCTTAACAAACGAAGAACAAGAAATAAATCAAAGAATAGAAAGAATCGAAATAGATGATATAGAAATTAGAAAAGAAATAAAGGAACTTATATTCGACGAAATAAACAGTAGTAACTACAAAATGAGATATAACAAAAATGACAGAAACCATTCTTTTTCATTTGATGTAGCAATAGACGAACAAGAATTTGGAAATAGAAATGAAATATCTGTTGAAGTGATAACCCCTTTAGGAGAAAAGGCTGATTTTACAAAGAACAGACTTATGTCTTATTCATCACTTCAAACAAAAAAACTTATAATAAAACTGAACAACCTTGAAAATACACTAAATGAAATAACAGAATATTTGAAAATAAATAAATATTCAAACAGTATAAATAGAAACAATATAACAGAAACACAAAGAAGAATAGTACAAGACAAATTATCTGAAATAACAGAAAGAAAAAACAGAGCCATTTCAGAAATAGAAGATATATTGGTTAATTCAGAATTTTATAGTTTTGGACGTGAAATTAAAAGTTCTGGAAAAGAAAAAGAAAAGCTGAACAACAGTTTCGAAGAATTTATTCAAAATGTTTATTCCAAACTCGTTTTAGTAGAATCAATAGACAAAAAAGAGCTAATAAAAATAATAAAAAATAATAAATACAGAACATTCAGCGAAGAATACAGAAATAAAAAAGCCACAGAAGAAATGAAAAACTATTTAGAAAACACCTCCTACAATAGCCAAAAAACATTAAAAGATCTATATACAAAGTTTGAAAATCCTCCATATGGCTGGACAGAAATAGAAACACTTAGCCTTATTTTAATATTATATAAGAAAGAATTAATTCAACTAAAAGAAAGTTCTGAAATAATAAGTGTTGAAAATAACCAGGATATAGACCGATTGTTGGGAAAAGACAGCGAAAGAATAATTGTACAAAAAAGAGAAAGATTAAATGACAAAATTTTGGGAATAGTTACAAAAAAAATGTCTGAACTCTTCTCAGAAATGTACACAAGTAATTCAACAAATGAAATATACAAAAAGTTAAACCAAAAATTAGAAGAATATGCAGGGGTCATCGATAATTATGTCTATGAATCGGAATCAAAAGATCTTCCAGGGAAAAAAGAATTAAAAATTGGCCAAGACATGCTCTCTGACTTGCAGAGAATAAACCAAGAAAACGAACTACTAAAAGCTTTTGCAGAAAGAGCAGAAGACATTTTACAATGGAAAGAAGATTATAGAGAAACTCTCGATTTCTACAGAGACGGAAAATATCAAAAAGAAATATTGCTTAAAGCCAAAGAATTTGCAAAATCTTTTCCTTCTATAATCGTTGAAGACGATTTCATAGTGAACGAAAATCATACATCTGAATTATACGAAAAGTTAAAAGAAATAATAAATTCCGAAAGACCTTACAGAGAAATAGTCAATATCCCTGATTTATTAGACAAACTAAAAAAAGCAAAAGAAGAATACATCAATGAACAAAAAGAGACCATATTCAAAAAAGCAGAAAAAACATTTGATGAATTAGAAAACTATGCAAATCAAGATTACGTTGACAGTGAAACCAAAGAAAACATAAAAAACACAAAACAAAATATCTTAAACAAAATAAACGAATCAAATGATTTAACAAGATTGTCCACTATTAACTTTTCAATTGATACATATAAATACAGGTTCAACAAAAATATTGAAGAAGATATTGTAAAAAACAAACCAAAAATAATAGAAAGTAAACCTCCTGTTGTTGAAACCCCTAATGAACCAATAGCAAAAGAAAAAATTGTAAAAAAAATTAGAAAAGCAAACCTAATAAAAACAAAATCAATAAAAAATGAAGATGATTTAGAAAAATTGTTATATGAGATTCGAAAAGAAATTGAAGATGACTTGAAAAATAACTCAGAAATTGAAATAATCGATTGATAGGGGGATATAAATGAACACAAATAAAATAAAGAGATTCGCAACAACATCAAGAGAAGAACTAATAAAAGCAGTTGAACTTGAAGCAACTAAACTCGGAATAACAAAAGAAAACTACAAAAACTTGAATGAAGATACAGAAATAATAGACGGAAAAGTAATAAACCAAAACACAAAACTCCAAAGAAAAGAACTTCTTCAAAAAATGAAAAAAGATGGTTTTGAAAACACAATTGAAGAAATAGCATACACATGGTTCAACAGAATAATAGCCATAAAATATATGGAACATAATAAACTTTTCCCAAAGTTCATCCCAAGTTATGTTTCAATATTAGAATCAAAAACAACAGAACCACAAATTACTCAAAATCCATCTGAAATAAAATATATATTAGATTTAGATAATCAAAAAACTGCTGAACTATACGAACAAAACAAACCAAAACTTTTCAAATACATAATGGTCCATCTCTGTAATAGATTAAACAAAAACATGCCTTTCATGTTCGAGGAAATAGCAGATTACACAGAACTTCTTTTCCCATCTCATTATCTTTTCAAAGAATTCCACCAAAAAATGGAAAAAGAAATAGAAAAAGAAGATTGGGAACAAATTGAGCTATTGGGTTGGTTATATCAATTTTATATAGCTGATAAAAAAGATATTCTTATGAATAGTAAAAAAGCTTACAAAAAAAATGAAGTTCCAGCAGTAACCCAACTATTCACACCAAAATGGATAGTAAAATATATGGTAGAAAACTCACTGGGTAAAATATGGGTAGAATCATACCCAGAAACTCATTTAAAAGAAAAAATGGAATACTATATAGAAGAAGAAAAGCAAGAAAAAGAAGTAGAAAAACAACTCGAAAAAATAAGGTACAAAAACGTTAATCCAGAAAACATAACTTTTCTGGATCCTGCTTGTGGTTCTGGACATATTCTTGTATATGCTTTTGATATATTCTATTCCATGTACGAAGAAAAAGGATACATTAAATCAGAAATTCCAGAAAAAATACTAAAAAATAATCTGTTTGGATTAGACATAGACAAAAGGGCAGCACAACTTGCAAACTTTGCAGTTATTATGAAAGCTAGACAAAAAAACAGAAATATACTGGAAGAAAATATAACACCACACATACAAGAAATAAAAGAAACAAATACTATTCAAGAATCTATAGAATTACTAACTAAAGATATGAACAATGAAGAAAAACAAAAAACAGAATACATAATAAACAAATTCATAGATGCAAAAGAATATGGTTCTATTCTTGAAGTAGAAGACAATGATTATGATTTTATCATTGATAAACTTAATAACCTAGAATCACAAAAAGTGTTTGAACAAAATGATATTAAAAAACTAAAAGAACTATTACCAGACATAATCAAGCAAGCTAACATTCTAAAAAACAAATATGATGTTGTTTCTACTAACCCTCCTTATTTGGGGTCTAAGGGTATGAATAAAAAATTAAAAGATTATTTGAAAAAATATTTTAAAGATTCAAAAACTGATATGTTTGCTGTATTCATAGAAAGAAACTTAGATTTTTTAAAGCCAAATGGATTTAATGCTATGATAACTATGCAATCTTGGATGTTTTTGTCCAGCTTTGAAAAATTAAGAGGATATCTATTGAACAATTTTACTATAATAAATATGAATCATTTAGGGCCAAGAGCTTTTAAAGAGATTAGTGGTGAGGTTGTACAAGCAGTTTCTTTTTCTCAAAGAAATATTAAAACATTAGATTATATTGCAAATTATTCTAGATTGGTTGATTATAAAAATGCTGAACTAAAAGAAATTGAATTTAAAAAAGAAGAAAATTGGTACACAGCAAAACAAAATGATTTCAAAAAAATCCCAGGCTCACCAATCGCCTATTGGGTTAGCGATAAAATTTATGATATTTTTGAAAATTCAAAAAAACTCTCTGAATTTGGTGATGCTAGACAAGGTCTTGCTACTTCAGATAATAAAAGGTTTTTAAGATTATGGCACGAAGTGAGCAAAAACAATGTTGGTTTTGGATATGAAAATAGAGAACAAGCTAAAGAATCAGGCCTAAAATGGTTCCCATATAATAAAGGAGGAGATTTTAGAAAATGGTATGGTAACAATGATTATATTGTTAATTGGGAAAATGATGGTTATGAAATAAGAAACTTTTTCGATGATAGAGGTAAACTAAGATCAAGACCACAAAATACAAATTATTATTTTAGAGAAGGTTTAACTTGGTCAAAAATTTCCAGTTCAAAAATTTCATTTAGACAGAAATTCAATGGAAATATTTTTGATGTTGCTGGAACTACTTTTTTCCCAGATGAAAACATACTCTATTTAAATGGAGTATTAAACTCAAAATTATCTCTAAATTTTTTATATTTTATGTCTCCAACACTGAATTATGAAGTTGGTCAAATAAAAAATATCCCAATAATCTTCCCAAAAAACGAAGAAACAAAAGAAAAAATAGACGAAATAGTAAAAGAAAACATAGAAATATCAAAAAAAGATTGGGATAGTTTTGAAACAAGCTGGGATTTTAAAACACATCCAATTTTAGAACACAATACAGACGGAAATATAGAAAATGCTTTTGAGAACTGGAAAGATTTTGCAGAAAAACAGTTCAACAAACTCTGGCAAAATGAAGAAAAACTAAACAAAATATTCTTGAAAATATACGATTTAGAAGATAAAATGACACCAGACGTAGAAGAAAAAGACGTTACTATAAACAAAGCAGATAAAGAAAGAGATATAAAATCTTTTATATCTTATGCTGTTGGTTGTATTGCAGGAAGATATTCTCCAGATAAAAAAGGACTTATTTATGCTGGAGGAGAATTCAACATGGAAGAATACCCAAAATACAAACCAGATGAAGACGGAATAATACCTGTTCTAAAACACAACCTTTTTAGCGACGACATAGTAGAAAAATTCATAGAATTTGTTAAATACACTTTTGGTGAAGAACACTTAAAAGAAAACCTGGATTTCATTGCAGATACACTAAAGAAAAATAACAAAGACTCAAAACAAACAATAAGAGAATATTTTATAAAAGATTTTTACAAGGATCATGTAAAAACATATAAAAAGAGACCAATATACTGGATGTTTGATTCTGGAAATAACAATTCTTTTAAAGCTCTGATATATCTACACAGATATAACAAAGACACTATATCTAAACTAAGAACTGACTATATCCACGAATACCAACAAAAACTCGAAACAGAAATATCTTTTATACAATCAAGACTTGAAAACAGTGATAACATGACTGCAAGAGATAAAAAAGAATTAGAAAACAAATTAAAAGATTTGAAGAAAGATTTGAAAGAAACAAGAGATTACGAAGAAAAAGTTCATCATTTTGCTGATCAGAGAATAGAGATTGACTTGGATGATGGGGTTAAAAACAATTATTCTATTTTTCAAGATATTTTAGTTAATGTCAAATTATAAGGGGTATTATTATGGCAGATAATCGAGAAAGCATTATTAAAAATATAAAAGATTATTTCAAACCTGGTCCAGTAAGAACTATTGTCCTCTGGATAGATGAAGAAAAAGACTTTGAAGACATATTCGATGAAATTGAAATAGATAATGTTGAAAAAATCTACCTGAACAAAAACAACAGGTTGGGATCAAAATTCCAAATATTTTATCAAAATAAAGATAAGGATTATATTGTCTATACAGATTTTGATGTTGAAGATGATGATTTTGTTGCTGATATCAAAATTCACTCGAAAATTTTTAGAGCAGACAAAATTTCTTTAATATTAAAAAATTTGAAAATAGATTTTGGTTCTGGGGATATTTATTCTTTTATTAGAAAAAATAGACAGTTTTTTGGAAACAAAAGAATAGAAAAATTAAAAACATATAACTTGAATTATGAAATTATTGATAATCTTTATCTTGGTATGATGTATGCTCTGTTAGATATGAATTATCCAGATAAAGAAGAGATGATAATACGATTACTTTCTTCTGGCTTGGAAAAAAATGATTACTATGAAAAAATAGCTAATTATATAGAAGAAGAAATATTTTGGAATATGTTAAGAAAAATGTACGGATATTCTGGAGAACATACATTAAAAAAATTCGCTGCCTATCTTTTTGTAAATGGTATTGCAAATGATTTTGACAATAAAATACTTTCTAGATTCAGAAATTATATAAACGAAAATTATATTCCACAAATATTTGTATTTTTGGATCACTGGAAACATAGAAACCCTTCTTCTTTTGAAGAAGTCTCCCAAAAGATAGATTCTTTTTTAGAAATTGAATCAGTTTTACAAGATTCTGACTTAGATTCAATAAAAAACATTTTTCTTTTTGAATGTGCAGAAAAACAAATTATCAAAAAAATATATAACTTTTTAAAATCTGAAGTTCACAAGTTTGATGATTTCAAAGAAATTATAAATAAAAGGCAATCTTCTTTTTGGAACGATAAATATGGAAAATATTATAAGATGTTACACTATTATATAGAAATTCTATCTTTTAAAGAAGTTTATAGTTCTTCTTCTTTTCTAAGTGATTTTGAAGAAGGAATAAAGAGATATACTGAAGAGCTATACAAAATGGATTACTATTATAGAAAATTTTTTTACGAATTCGGAAAATATTCTCAACCAGAATTTATAAAAAATATTGCAAACGAAATTGAAAATATATACGTTAATTGGTTTATACCAAATTTAGATGAAGCATGGGTAAGGACTTTAAAATTAAAAAGAGATTGGGAATTTTATGGTATTAAAGCACAGAGAAATTTCTATAGTCAAAATTCTGGAGAGTTTGACAAAGTCAAATCTGTGGTTATAATATCTGATGCTTTGAGGTTCGAAGTTGCAAAAGAGTTAGAAGAAAAATTAAACGAAAATTTTCGTAGTGAAACAAAATTAAACACAAGAGTTTCAAGTATTCCTTCTATAACAAGTATTGGTATGGCGAGTTTACTCCCTAACAATGAAAATATAAATATTAAAGATGATGGATCTGTCTTAATAGGAGATAAACCAACTTCTAATATTGATAATAGAAAAGAGATTTTAAAAAGTGATAGAGAAAAATCAACAGCTATAAAGTTCAATAATTTTATGGATATGAACCTTGAAGAACAAAAAGAATTTAAAAAACAAAATGATTTAATTTATATATACCATAACAGTATTGACGCAACAGGGGATAACGCTGCTTCTGAAGAAAGAGTTTTTAACGCTTGTAAAGAAGCTATAGATGAAATTTACAATCTTTCAAGGGCTTTGAAAAATATAGGTTTTACAAATATAATAATAACTTCTGACCATGGGTTTTTATACCAAAAATCGAAAATGGAATCATATGAAAAATTACCAAGAGAAAAAATAGATTATATAAGCTATAAGAGACGTTATTTTATAACAAATAAAGAAATTAAAAACCACAATTACTTGAGTTTTAAACTTGATTATCTTGCTAATCAAGATTTATTTGCTTATTTCCCAAAGGGGAATATAAGATTCAACACGCAAGGTGCTGGTTCTAACTTTGTTCATGGTGGACTAAGTTTACAAGAGATAGTTATCCCAGAATTAATCTTTAAACCAGTTAAAAGCACAAGAAAGGATTCAGATAAATATGAATCAAAAAATGTTGAATTAGAATTAGTAAATGATTTAAAGAAAATTACAAATACTTTTTTTAGTTTGAATTTTTATCAGAAAGAGCCTGTTGGAGGGAAAAATAATCCTTCTGATTTTGAGATATATCTTGTTGATTCAAAAGAAAAGATCGTGTCTAATTTGGTAAAAATTGTTGCCAATAGCACAGATAAAGATAATAAAAATAGAACTTATTCTGAAAGATTCAATTTAAAGAACGAAAACTTCGATAAATCTAAAGATTATTATCTTGTTATAAAAAATACCACAACAGATACAGAAAAAAGGTATAATTTTACTATAGATATTTTAATTTCTGATGATTTTGGCTTTTAATCAGGGGGATAGTTATGGAAAATTTTAATTTAGATGAAAAATTAAAACAAGATTTTGCTGGAAGAATAGTGAGAAAAGATTTGACTAATTCTATAAAAGAAGGGCTAAATGTACCTATTTATGTTCTTGAATATCTGCTTGGTTCATATTGTTCAACTGATGATGAACAAGAAATAGAAGAAGGGGTAAAAAGAGTTAAATCTATTTTGTATGATAATTTTGTACGACCAGATGAAGCAGAAAGGATAAAGTCAAAGATAAAAGAGAATGGAATTTACAAAATTATAGACAAGATAACTGCTAAATTAAATTTTAAAAAAGATAGATACGAAGCAGAATTCTCAAACCTTGGCATTAAAGGTGTAACCATTGGTGCTGAATATGTCACTAAGTTTGAAAAACTACTTGGTGGTGGAATTTGGTGTATTGTAGACATGGAATATTTTTACGAAGAAGCAGGAGATGAAAGCCCTTTTATTATATCTTCTTTAAAGCCTATTCAACTTCCTAATGTTGATATTAACGAGATAAAAGAAAACAGAAAAAATTTTACCAAAGATGAATGGATCGATGTATTAATAAGATCAACAGGAATGGAACCAAGTAATATAGAAGAAAATGTTAGATGGCATTTGCTTGAAAGACTGGTTCCATTGGTAGAGAATAATTATAACCTCTGTGAACTTGGACCAAGAAGTACTGGTAAATCGCATGTTTATAAGGAAATTTCTCCTAACAGCATTTTGGTTTCAGGAGGACAAACAACAGTTGCAAATTTATTTTTTAATATGTCTACTAAAAAAATTGGTTTGGTAGGACTTTGGGATACAGTAGCCTTTGATGAAGTAGCGGGAATAAAATTTAAAGACAAAGACGGTATTCAAATTATGAAAGATTATATGAACTCTGGTTCTTTTGTAAGGGGTAGTGATGAAAAACAAGGTACTGCTTCTATGGTCTTTGTGGGTAATGTTAATCAAAGTATTGATTCACTGGTAAAAACATCTCATTTATTTGCTCCTTTTCCACCAGAAATGTCTACTGATTCAGCTTTTTTTGATAGAATGCATTATTATCTTCCTGGATGGGAAATGCCTAAATTAAGCCCAAAACTCATCACAGATAATTATGGTTTTATTGTTGACTATTTGGCTGAATTTTTCAGAGAAATGAGAAAAATATCTTATTCAGATGCTTTTGAAAAATATTATAAATTAGGTAGTGATTTAAACCAAAGGGACGTCACTGCTGTTAGAAAAACTATTTCTGGATTAACAAAATTGATTTATCCAGATGGTAATTTTGAAAAAGAAGATATTGAAGAAATTTTAAAATATGCTCTTGTAGGAAGAAGAAGGGTAAAAGAACAGTTGAAAAAAATAGGAGGAATGGAGTTTTATGACGTTCATTTTTCTTATTTGGATAGAGAAACTAATCAAGAAGAATTTGTCTCTGTACCAGAAATGGGTGGAGGAAAACTTATTCCAAATGGAAAGCTTAAACCAGGAGATGTTTATGTAGTTGGCTCTAATAATAGTGGCATGAAGGGTGTTTATAAGCTCGAGAACAGTGTTTCAACAGGAAATGGTAAGTTTACCAAGACCAGTGTTGGAAATAACAGTGGAGCCAAAGAAAGCATAGATATAGCCTTTAGATATTTTGGATCTAACCACAATAGCTTTAGTAGTTCTATTAGCGTAAAAAATAATAATTTTTTAATGCAAATTTCTGATTTACAAGGATACGGTTTATCTGGAGAACTGGCAATTGGAGAATTAGTTGGTCTTGTCTCAGCTGCTTTGGGTAAATCTGTCTTAGAAAGTTTAGCAATTATGGGAAATATGACTGTAAGTGGAACAATTCCAAAAATAGAGAATTTTGCTGATGCTGTTTCTGTTGCGGTAGATGCAGGAGCAAGAAAAATACTTATACCTGCCTCTTCTGTTGCAGATTATCAGACAATACCACAAGATTTAATAGTTAAATTTACTCCTATATTCTATTCAGATCCAATAGATGCTGCTTTCAAAGCAATGGGAGTTGAATAAAAAATATTACGGATGATCATTTAAGATCATCCGTTTTTGTTTGTCAGTTTGTTCCACTTGATACTAAATCTTCTGGGTAACTATGCATTTCGCTATTCTCTTTATATATATAATATAAATACCAAGCTCCTTCTATTTTTGCAATGGTCATAGTTTCTAAATCATCTTCCATATTTTCATCTTCATATTTTTTTAATGCTTCAACATCTGCTAATTTTTCTACTTTTCCTGGAGCTGAAGTTGGTGCTTCTTTTACAGTCACATTGTTTACTTCAAATGAAACTTTTTGATCTTCCATCATACTTCTTGCAAAAGTCATTAATGCAGCTATTTGATCTGTTTCTGTAGCAGTTAATCCTTCCATATAAAAATAATCTTCAACTATTTTTGAAGCTGAAACTTCATCACCACTTAAGTCATTATAAAAACCTAAAACTGCATTTTTTGCTAAATCTTCGTCTGAAGCAAAAATTCCTCCAGTACATCCAACAAACAAAAAACTAACCGCCAAAACTAAACTTAAAAATAACACTTTTTTCACAAAAATCTCTCCAAAAAATTAATTAATCAATTTTGTTGAAAATTGAACTTATTTGTATATCACTTGATAGGTTAATTAAAAAAAAGAGTTCTCCTAAAGGAGAACTCTTAAATAATTGTTTTATTTTTAATTTTATTATTTCGCATGATTAATCACCTATCATTTTATTTTTCTTAATATTATTATATCATATTTTTAGTTTTTATTTTTATATGTTATATGTTTTAGATGATTAATTATCTTTTGTTCATTCTAAATCTGGATCCATTGTTTTTATGTGGTTATATATTTCTTGTTCTTCGTATAATGTTATGTTTATTGCTTTGTACATTGGTTTTATTCTGGATAATTTCAGATATGATAACACATCCTTATAATCCAAGTAATATTTTTTTGAGAAAACTTTTGCCGTTATTAGTTCTAAACTATCTTTCATAATCATATTTCCCCCTTTGGGTGTTTAATATATTTATAGTTATCCCTTACTGAAGCTTTTCAAACCCAAAGACATCGATGTCGATATATTATCTTATATTTATTCTTTTTTATGAAATTTGCTGACGTGTGTTAACACGTGTTTTCAAGATTATATAAATAAATGTTTCACTTTTTTGTTATTTTTTATAGTTTTTTAATCCTTTATAAGAACCTTCTAATGCTGCATATAGCTCAATTTTGATATTCATTTTTGCATAGCAATTTCACTTTTGATATTCAAAAATGCATAAAAAATGCCTCCATAAAAAGGAGGCTATATTTTTATTTTATTTTTTTATTAATTAAATCAATAATTTTCATTATATCTTTCAAAGCTATTTCAGCATCTTCTCTTTTACATCCATTTAAGATACTCTTTTTTCATAGATAACAACTCCATTTTTAGAAATCTTATTTTCTAAACTTGTTTTTGAGTTTGCTCTTTCATTAAACTCTTCTGGTTTATATACTATTATATCTAAAGGGTAATCAATAGAATAACCAATTTTTTCTCTTATGTCGTTCATTATTTCTATTTTTCTTTTATTTCCTTCCGAGATTATACAAAGATCTATATCACTATCTATGTTTGGACTACCATAAGCATATGATCCGAAAAGGTATATTCTTTTTATATTTTCTGTATCTTTTATTTTATTAGTAATTTTTTCAATTTCATTTTGTATATTTTTGTTCATATAATCACCTCGGATTAATATCATTTGTAATTCAATTATATCAAATTTTTTTAAAATAGACTTATGGGTTGTCTCCATGCACTTCGTTTAGTCGACATTACATACGCCTTACTTTATAAAATTCTTTTCTTCAACTCCCCAATCAGGAATTTATATTATTTCTTCTAATCTTTTTTTGATATTTTTATGATCTTGGTTTAGGTTTATTGTTTTTATTTCAATGTCCATGTGTTTATATTTATAACTATAATCCAATTCTTTTCCGTTTTCTGGATATAGCAGAATACCCTTCATTTGGTAATTCTTTTCATTATTATAATTATTTAAATAGGCGAATAGTTGATATAGGTTTGCTGATATGAACTTGTCTTTATTATAATTGCTTCTCATAGCATCTTTATAATATTTTGTATCAATTATGTACTTTGTATTTGATTTTTTGTCTAATAGAGAAATGTCTGTTTCCATTATTGGGAGCATTTCAAAATTTTCACCTTGAAAGTTCCATAGTATTTGTTCTTTTTTTGGTTTTAATTCTGGTCTGTGGTTTTGGTAATATTTTCTAACGAAATCTTCGAACAATCTTGCCATTTTTTCTTCATTTTCTTCAAATGATCTGAATATATGTTCTCCTTTTTCATCGTTTAAAAGAAGATTTTCATATATTAGTTGGCATATGTTTATTATGAATTTGTATATTGTGTTGTTTCTATGAAAGAGTACTTTTTTGAATATTTTTTGATCTAATTTTATTCTGTCTATTTCACTGAAATATATGGAAATTTTATGTAGCTCTTGTTTTAAATCCTTATCTAATTTTTCTATCTTTAGAAGGTTTATTATTGTTGTTTTTATTATTTGGTTTTGGAGTACGTTATAACTATATTCTTCGAAATCACAATAAATCGTTCCTTTTGTTTTTAGGCTCATTTTTTTGAATGTATTTGAGAAGTCTATTTTACCTTTTATAGTTTTTATTTCTTCGTTTTTTTGTATGTAATTTCTATCAAATCCTTTTTTGATTAAAGGTTGTAATGATTTGATCAAGACTTCTGTGAAAAAATCGTAGAAGTTTTGTTTATCTATGCTTTCGAGTTTTGTTTCGTCTAATTGTTCCAAGAAACCCCAAGAATAGCAAAGCATGAAATATATGTTTTTTATTGGAACTTTGAAATTCATTGTTCATCTAATCCTTCTAATAATTTTTTCTTTTCTTCTTTACATTGCTCTTGTTCATCAAACCACATTTCTTCTAACAGTGGAACTATTTCGTATTCATATACTTCTTTTAACCATTTTTCTTTGTGGTTATTGTTATTTGAGCTGTATGTACAAAAATAACTGTGGCCTATTTTATAATCTT harbors:
- the brxC gene encoding BREX system P-loop protein BrxC produces the protein MKIKDLFKRDIERKIRGVITVNKEEELVYQELEEYVVTKDIRKNLIKFINEFNKSFDEPIHDIGVWISGFYGSGKSHFLKILSYLLENEEIKGKKSVEFFRDKIDEQSFAELEKAANQSKDVIIFNIDSESNSDDREESLLNVFKKMFYQKLGIDASNKTIFEIEKRLFEMGKFDDFKKLYKEKTNNSWTEKGRQTFFIFKNKVKDIFAEVLGLSEEEKNDLSFDNLQSDNSIRKFAQDIQEYIKSKGNNHHVVFLVDEVGQYISESQNLILNLQTLSEELANQCHGKAWIVVTSQEEIQDLTGRRQADFSRIQARYKTRLNFSSISVDEVIKKRLLDKTDVAKDELKLRYHDEQQTLRNAISFNNQASMYNGFKSEDDFIETYPFIPYQIKLLQNVFEDIRKNSVAGRYLSEGERSLLSAYQESAIIYEEEETDTLIPFHSFYETIKNFLKSQIIRVFENAEDLVDSAAIKEEDIKVLKTLFLIRYVENFEKNIENITTLMLEKIEQDKLELKKQITESLKRLKTQALISQNGEQYFFLTNEEQEINQRIERIEIDDIEIRKEIKELIFDEINSSNYKMRYNKNDRNHSFSFDVAIDEQEFGNRNEISVEVITPLGEKADFTKNRLMSYSSLQTKKLIIKLNNLENTLNEITEYLKINKYSNSINRNNITETQRRIVQDKLSEITERKNRAISEIEDILVNSEFYSFGREIKSSGKEKEKLNNSFEEFIQNVYSKLVLVESIDKKELIKIIKNNKYRTFSEEYRNKKATEEMKNYLENTSYNSQKTLKDLYTKFENPPYGWTEIETLSLILILYKKELIQLKESSEIISVENNQDIDRLLGKDSERIIVQKRERLNDKILGIVTKKMSELFSEMYTSNSTNEIYKKLNQKLEEYAGVIDNYVYESESKDLPGKKELKIGQDMLSDLQRINQENELLKAFAERAEDILQWKEDYRETLDFYRDGKYQKEILLKAKEFAKSFPSIIVEDDFIVNENHTSELYEKLKEIINSERPYREIVNIPDLLDKLKKAKEEYINEQKETIFKKAEKTFDELENYANQDYVDSETKENIKNTKQNILNKINESNDLTRLSTINFSIDTYKYRFNKNIEEDIVKNKPKIIESKPPVVETPNEPIAKEKIVKKIRKANLIKTKSIKNEDDLEKLLYEIRKEIEDDLKNNSEIEIID
- the pglX gene encoding BREX-1 system adenine-specific DNA-methyltransferase PglX; this encodes MNTNKIKRFATTSREELIKAVELEATKLGITKENYKNLNEDTEIIDGKVINQNTKLQRKELLQKMKKDGFENTIEEIAYTWFNRIIAIKYMEHNKLFPKFIPSYVSILESKTTEPQITQNPSEIKYILDLDNQKTAELYEQNKPKLFKYIMVHLCNRLNKNMPFMFEEIADYTELLFPSHYLFKEFHQKMEKEIEKEDWEQIELLGWLYQFYIADKKDILMNSKKAYKKNEVPAVTQLFTPKWIVKYMVENSLGKIWVESYPETHLKEKMEYYIEEEKQEKEVEKQLEKIRYKNVNPENITFLDPACGSGHILVYAFDIFYSMYEEKGYIKSEIPEKILKNNLFGLDIDKRAAQLANFAVIMKARQKNRNILEENITPHIQEIKETNTIQESIELLTKDMNNEEKQKTEYIINKFIDAKEYGSILEVEDNDYDFIIDKLNNLESQKVFEQNDIKKLKELLPDIIKQANILKNKYDVVSTNPPYLGSKGMNKKLKDYLKKYFKDSKTDMFAVFIERNLDFLKPNGFNAMITMQSWMFLSSFEKLRGYLLNNFTIINMNHLGPRAFKEISGEVVQAVSFSQRNIKTLDYIANYSRLVDYKNAELKEIEFKKEENWYTAKQNDFKKIPGSPIAYWVSDKIYDIFENSKKLSEFGDARQGLATSDNKRFLRLWHEVSKNNVGFGYENREQAKESGLKWFPYNKGGDFRKWYGNNDYIVNWENDGYEIRNFFDDRGKLRSRPQNTNYYFREGLTWSKISSSKISFRQKFNGNIFDVAGTTFFPDENILYLNGVLNSKLSLNFLYFMSPTLNYEVGQIKNIPIIFPKNEETKEKIDEIVKENIEISKKDWDSFETSWDFKTHPILEHNTDGNIENAFENWKDFAEKQFNKLWQNEEKLNKIFLKIYDLEDKMTPDVEEKDVTINKADKERDIKSFISYAVGCIAGRYSPDKKGLIYAGGEFNMEEYPKYKPDEDGIIPVLKHNLFSDDIVEKFIEFVKYTFGEEHLKENLDFIADTLKKNNKDSKQTIREYFIKDFYKDHVKTYKKRPIYWMFDSGNNNSFKALIYLHRYNKDTISKLRTDYIHEYQQKLETEISFIQSRLENSDNMTARDKKELENKLKDLKKDLKETRDYEEKVHHFADQRIEIDLDDGVKNNYSIFQDILVNVKL